The following proteins are co-located in the Alcaligenes faecalis genome:
- the maiA gene encoding maleylacetoacetate isomerase, which produces MILYSYFRSSAAYRVRIGLNLKGLDYQIKPVHLLKDGGQQHQPDYVQINPVQLLPALDDDGLIITQSLAILEYLDERYPELPLLPKASAERAWARSMAQTVACDIHPLNNLRVLQYLKNELHAEEDARNQWYRHWVTVGLEGLEALVQRHGKKDHPFIFGDTPGIAEICLIPQMFNARRFEIDLSAFPRLLAVEEKCLELSAFQEAAPDRQPDAA; this is translated from the coding sequence ATGATTCTGTATAGCTACTTTCGCAGTTCCGCCGCTTACCGGGTGCGGATTGGTCTGAACCTCAAGGGTCTGGATTACCAGATCAAGCCTGTGCATCTGCTTAAAGATGGCGGTCAGCAGCATCAGCCGGATTATGTGCAGATCAACCCCGTGCAGTTGCTGCCAGCCTTGGACGATGATGGTCTGATCATCACGCAATCCCTGGCCATTTTGGAGTATCTGGACGAACGCTATCCCGAGCTGCCTTTGCTGCCCAAAGCTTCGGCAGAGCGGGCCTGGGCACGTTCCATGGCTCAAACCGTGGCCTGCGATATTCATCCGCTGAACAATCTGCGTGTGCTTCAGTATTTGAAAAACGAGCTGCATGCCGAGGAAGACGCCCGCAACCAGTGGTACCGCCATTGGGTCACGGTAGGGCTGGAGGGTCTGGAGGCCCTGGTACAACGTCATGGCAAAAAGGACCATCCCTTTATCTTCGGTGATACCCCCGGTATTGCTGAAATTTGCCTGATTCCCCAGATGTTCAATGCGCGTCGCTTTGAAATCGATCTGAGCGCATTTCCCCGCCTGCTGGCCGTCGAAGAAAAATGCCTTGAGCTGTCCGCTTTCCAGGAAGCCGCTCCCGACCGTCAGCCCGACGCAGCTTGA
- the ispH gene encoding 4-hydroxy-3-methylbut-2-enyl diphosphate reductase, translating into MSQATPVQNAEVVLAQPRGFCAGVDRAIDIVERALELHGAPIYVRHEIVHNRYVVEDLRNKGAIFIKELDEAPSGAIVIFSAHGVSRQVRDDAEKRGLKVFDATCPLVTKVHIEVSRMRTEGREIIMIGHVGHPEVEGTLGQADGGMYLVETPEDVANLKVADPDKLAFVTQTTLSVDDAAVVAQALRERFPNIVEPKKSDICYATQNRQDAVKIMAPQCDLVLVVGSTNSSNSNRLREVAERKGAEAYLLDKPEMIDPAWLVGKKRVGVTAGASAPEVLVNQVIQRLQELGVGKVRALDGVEENIAFPLPRELSRKIESLNK; encoded by the coding sequence ATGAGTCAAGCTACTCCCGTTCAGAACGCTGAGGTTGTTCTGGCCCAGCCCCGTGGATTCTGTGCTGGGGTTGACCGCGCAATTGATATTGTCGAACGCGCCTTGGAATTGCACGGTGCACCGATCTACGTGCGCCATGAAATCGTCCATAACCGTTACGTGGTCGAAGACCTGCGCAACAAAGGGGCGATCTTTATTAAAGAGTTGGATGAAGCGCCTTCGGGGGCAATCGTGATTTTCTCGGCTCACGGCGTCTCGCGTCAGGTGCGTGACGATGCCGAAAAACGTGGCCTGAAAGTCTTTGACGCCACCTGCCCGCTGGTGACCAAAGTGCATATCGAGGTCTCCCGCATGCGCACCGAAGGCCGGGAAATCATCATGATTGGTCACGTCGGTCACCCTGAGGTCGAGGGCACCTTGGGACAGGCCGACGGCGGCATGTACCTGGTGGAAACGCCCGAGGACGTCGCCAACCTGAAAGTGGCTGATCCCGACAAGCTGGCCTTCGTGACGCAAACTACCTTGTCCGTAGATGATGCGGCTGTCGTGGCCCAGGCCTTGCGCGAGCGTTTCCCCAACATCGTGGAACCCAAGAAAAGCGACATCTGTTACGCCACCCAGAACCGTCAGGATGCGGTCAAGATCATGGCTCCACAGTGCGATCTGGTCCTGGTAGTGGGCAGTACCAACAGCTCAAACTCCAATCGTTTGCGCGAAGTGGCTGAACGCAAGGGCGCGGAAGCTTATCTGCTGGATAAACCGGAAATGATTGATCCGGCCTGGCTGGTGGGTAAGAAGCGTGTGGGCGTGACAGCGGGCGCATCGGCACCGGAAGTTCTGGTCAATCAGGTGATTCAGCGTTTGCAGGAACTGGGCGTAGGCAAAGTGCGGGCCCTGGATGGGGTGGAAGAAAATATTGCCTTCCCGCTGCCTCGAGAGTTGTCGCGCAAAATTGAAAGCCTGAACAAATAA
- a CDS encoding FKBP-type peptidyl-prolyl cis-trans isomerase produces the protein MSNSASSELGIVRQDSYLTLHYRIELASGPAAGSVFADTFTGRPATLQLGNGQWAPGMEEKLLGRREDERFQLDITPEDAYGARNPDLLQRITREMLASNAAEGVEFVPGDMVEFAAPNGSRYSGVLKEIDDKTALFDFNHPLAGVALRLDVHILGIL, from the coding sequence GTGAGTAACTCTGCTAGTTCCGAGCTTGGAATTGTCCGTCAGGATTCCTACCTGACTTTGCACTATCGTATAGAGCTGGCCAGTGGCCCGGCGGCAGGCTCTGTGTTTGCGGATACCTTTACGGGCCGCCCGGCGACCTTGCAGTTGGGCAATGGCCAGTGGGCCCCCGGCATGGAAGAGAAGTTGCTGGGTCGCCGTGAAGACGAGCGCTTTCAGCTCGACATCACCCCTGAAGATGCTTACGGCGCCCGTAACCCGGATCTTTTGCAGCGCATCACTCGTGAAATGCTGGCCAGCAATGCTGCTGAGGGGGTGGAGTTCGTGCCCGGTGATATGGTGGAGTTTGCTGCGCCTAATGGCAGCCGCTATTCGGGTGTGCTCAAGGAAATCGACGACAAGACGGCCTTGTTCGATTTCAACCATCCTTTGGCTGGCGTGGCTTTGCGCCTGGATGTTCATATTTTGGGGATTCTTTAA
- the radC gene encoding DNA repair protein RadC, producing the protein MATSTLRRQGPRERMLAHGPACLSTPELLGIVLRTGTRERNAVELGQMLLDHFNGLKGLLSADASALRQLDGIGPAKCAELLVIRELQRRCALESLSGLPVLNQADKVREYCLAHIGHLPVEHCLALFLDNQLRLICAEEISRGTVNQASVYPREILRAALRHHSCAIILAHNHPSGAAYPSASDIRLTRHIRQALALVDIRLLDHIIVTPSQTVSMAERGDL; encoded by the coding sequence ATGGCCACATCCACTTTACGCCGCCAAGGGCCCCGTGAGCGCATGTTGGCGCACGGTCCTGCCTGTCTGAGCACCCCGGAACTGCTGGGCATTGTCCTGCGCACCGGTACACGCGAGCGCAATGCTGTCGAGCTGGGCCAGATGTTGCTGGACCATTTTAACGGACTCAAAGGATTATTATCGGCCGATGCGTCGGCCCTGCGCCAACTGGACGGAATCGGCCCGGCCAAATGCGCGGAACTGTTGGTTATCCGGGAACTGCAACGGCGCTGTGCCCTGGAGTCCCTGAGCGGATTGCCAGTCCTGAACCAGGCGGACAAAGTGCGCGAATACTGTCTGGCCCATATCGGACACCTGCCCGTAGAGCACTGCCTGGCCCTGTTTCTGGACAATCAGTTACGCCTGATCTGTGCCGAGGAAATCAGCCGGGGCACCGTGAATCAGGCCTCGGTCTACCCACGGGAGATCTTGCGCGCTGCCCTGCGTCACCATAGCTGCGCCATTATTCTGGCGCACAATCACCCCTCTGGCGCAGCCTATCCCAGTGCATCTGATATCCGGCTGACCCGACACATACGCCAGGCATTGGCATTAGTAGATATACGTTTGTTGGACCATATTATTGTCACACCCAGCCAGACCGTCTCCATGGCCGAACGCGGGGATCTGTAG
- a CDS encoding type B 50S ribosomal protein L31 yields MKEGIHPEYRDVVFLDLQTGNSFITRSTVQTRETTEKDGQTYPLFKCDVTSESHPFYTGAQTRIVETGRVEKFRARFARTAGTVKKGE; encoded by the coding sequence ATGAAAGAAGGCATTCACCCAGAATACCGTGACGTGGTGTTTCTGGACCTGCAAACGGGCAACTCCTTTATCACCCGTTCCACTGTCCAGACTCGCGAAACCACCGAAAAAGACGGTCAGACCTACCCGCTGTTCAAGTGTGACGTGACGTCCGAGTCGCACCCCTTCTACACGGGCGCTCAAACCCGTATCGTGGAAACTGGCCGCGTTGAAAAATTCCGCGCCCGTTTTGCCCGTACGGCTGGTACCGTCAAGAAAGGCGAATAA
- a CDS encoding glycosyltransferase: MSSSLIPTSTPARLTATAAVKLPRLVLLVVGTIYILAGLFFRDPWKADDVIGLATMLTALSDPSGQALLLPQVGDLAHAQDGPLITWLGTLFITLFAPLLKLFTSELNANIVASRLPNLLWFGMLAASVWHSAYWLARRPEAQPLRLPFGGEPSPTAYGRMIADATLLLTVATVGIIWRMHETSEVPAIIAFQALALYSLVRMFDRPASGAIMLGLSLGACFLTRGWLGAGPIMLATALCFIPRGPLRQHSQWLALSAVLTLAIIMAWWIPAKRVSVYWTEQWRLWHLAAWGWAGFKEQLNNLRDLLWFLWPIWPLALLALWQWRSWFKAPHIYVPAISFLVPLISLLFMRDAFEPEYALLVVPCAILAAFSLPTLRRGVINTLDWFAIMCFSLTAATVWLGWFAQQTGWPRQISHNIARQTQGYDTFISWPVMIIAVLGTVAWVALVRWRLSSNPPGLLRGTVLSAGGLITTWLLLVTLWMPSLDYVRSYRDVSGELSAALHTHKQPGECLRSWGLGSGQRASFLVFNDININFDNRCSLVLEQFSLRDLKDGKAPIPDNAVQLWQGKRGPDRHEAFRLLRVQAQ; the protein is encoded by the coding sequence GTGTCATCTAGCCTCATACCCACCTCCACCCCTGCTCGCCTGACCGCCACCGCTGCCGTCAAACTTCCCCGACTGGTCCTGCTTGTTGTGGGAACAATTTACATTCTTGCGGGGCTGTTTTTCCGTGACCCATGGAAAGCAGACGATGTCATCGGGCTTGCAACCATGCTGACCGCCTTGTCTGATCCCAGCGGTCAGGCCTTGCTATTGCCGCAGGTAGGCGATCTGGCGCATGCCCAGGACGGGCCACTCATCACCTGGCTGGGGACGCTGTTCATTACCCTGTTTGCGCCGCTGCTCAAACTTTTCACCTCCGAACTGAATGCCAATATTGTGGCCTCCCGCCTACCTAACCTGCTGTGGTTCGGCATGCTGGCCGCTTCGGTCTGGCACAGCGCCTACTGGCTGGCCCGTCGTCCCGAAGCCCAGCCGTTACGCCTGCCCTTTGGCGGGGAGCCCTCGCCCACCGCTTATGGACGCATGATTGCCGACGCCACTTTGCTGCTGACAGTGGCCACGGTCGGCATCATCTGGCGCATGCACGAAACCTCGGAAGTGCCGGCCATCATCGCTTTTCAGGCACTGGCCTTGTACAGTCTGGTGCGCATGTTCGACCGCCCTGCCTCGGGCGCGATCATGCTGGGCCTGTCTTTGGGTGCCTGCTTTCTGACCCGCGGCTGGCTGGGTGCGGGCCCCATCATGCTGGCCACTGCGCTGTGTTTCATTCCGCGCGGCCCCTTGCGCCAGCACAGCCAATGGCTGGCTCTGAGCGCCGTGCTGACCCTGGCCATCATCATGGCCTGGTGGATTCCGGCCAAGCGAGTCAGCGTGTACTGGACCGAACAATGGCGTCTGTGGCATCTGGCTGCCTGGGGCTGGGCTGGTTTCAAGGAACAACTGAATAATCTGCGCGACTTGCTGTGGTTCCTCTGGCCTATCTGGCCTTTGGCGCTGCTGGCGCTGTGGCAATGGCGCAGTTGGTTCAAGGCTCCGCATATTTATGTACCCGCCATCAGCTTTCTGGTCCCGCTCATCAGCCTATTATTCATGCGCGATGCCTTCGAGCCCGAATACGCCTTGCTGGTTGTACCTTGCGCTATCCTCGCTGCTTTCTCTTTGCCCACCTTGCGTCGTGGCGTCATCAATACGCTGGACTGGTTTGCCATCATGTGTTTCTCGCTGACGGCGGCAACCGTATGGCTGGGCTGGTTTGCTCAGCAAACCGGATGGCCACGCCAGATTTCGCACAACATTGCCCGCCAGACGCAAGGCTATGACACCTTTATCTCCTGGCCGGTCATGATTATTGCCGTGCTCGGTACCGTCGCCTGGGTCGCGCTGGTGCGCTGGCGCTTGTCCTCCAACCCTCCTGGGCTGTTGCGTGGCACAGTCTTGTCTGCTGGCGGCCTGATTACCACTTGGCTCTTGCTGGTGACTTTATGGATGCCTTCGCTGGACTATGTACGTAGTTACCGCGATGTGTCCGGCGAACTGTCTGCCGCCCTGCACACGCACAAGCAGCCCGGCGAATGCCTGCGCTCCTGGGGGCTGGGTTCAGGGCAACGGGCCTCCTTCCTGGTGTTCAACGACATCAATATCAATTTTGATAACCGCTGCTCTTTGGTACTGGAACAGTTTTCCCTGCGTGACCTGAAAGATGGCAAGGCCCCCATTCCCGACAATGCGGTCCAGCTCTGGCAAGGTAAACGCGGACCAGATCGCCACGAGGCTTTCCGTTTGCTGCGAGTCCAAGCTCAGTAA
- a CDS encoding MATE family efflux transporter, whose product MSSVFHHNWKGQAGQILRQAWPVLVGSWAGIAFGVLDTVMVGHSSAIDLQAMGLGVSIYITVFIGLMGVIHALIPIIAQQFGARRLTEVGRWWGQGVWLALLLTLIGTLALAFPNLWLRWSGDLSLEVHDRVTWYLRSLILALPAALVFRTIYCLGTATSRPKAVMLINLFSVAFKALFNWVLIFGKFGLPAMGAVGSGLATTLVSWLMLAAGLWLLRTDRYYKPFTLRLGLPNWAAQKELLRLGLPMGGSYLIEICAFSFMALLVAREGVFASGAHQIMANLAAVCFMVPMAVGVAAASVSAQAIGARQYHRARQVGMVSLGIVLVGVTLTTTLLVLLRPTLANAYTDDADVALRALLLLQLLPFFHFFDAFQCLISYLLRAYKVAFIPMLLQFFALSVLGLGGGWWLGFGPAAGSLEGVIQWLAPGAPVGAASLWTMSSLGLGASALLLLFWYVHILHIYNPARRKTQASQ is encoded by the coding sequence ATGTCCTCCGTGTTTCATCACAACTGGAAAGGCCAGGCAGGCCAGATCCTGCGTCAGGCCTGGCCTGTGCTGGTTGGCTCCTGGGCGGGTATCGCCTTTGGCGTTCTGGATACCGTTATGGTCGGTCACAGCAGTGCGATCGATCTGCAGGCCATGGGCCTGGGCGTATCCATTTACATCACCGTTTTTATTGGCTTGATGGGTGTCATCCACGCCCTGATCCCTATCATTGCGCAGCAATTTGGCGCGCGCCGCCTGACAGAAGTGGGCCGCTGGTGGGGGCAAGGCGTCTGGCTGGCCCTTTTACTGACCTTGATCGGGACCCTGGCGCTGGCCTTTCCCAATCTATGGTTACGCTGGTCGGGCGATCTAAGCCTTGAAGTACACGACCGCGTGACCTGGTATTTGCGCAGCCTGATTTTGGCTCTGCCCGCCGCTCTGGTATTCCGAACGATTTACTGCCTGGGCACGGCAACGTCCCGCCCCAAGGCCGTCATGCTGATCAACCTGTTCAGCGTGGCCTTCAAGGCCCTGTTCAACTGGGTGCTGATTTTCGGGAAATTTGGGCTGCCTGCCATGGGGGCTGTCGGTTCAGGTCTGGCCACTACTCTGGTTTCCTGGCTGATGCTGGCGGCAGGCCTATGGTTACTGCGTACCGACCGCTACTACAAACCTTTCACGCTGCGACTGGGACTGCCTAACTGGGCGGCCCAAAAAGAACTGCTGCGTCTGGGGCTGCCTATGGGCGGCTCCTACCTGATCGAGATCTGCGCCTTCAGCTTTATGGCCTTGCTGGTTGCTCGTGAAGGAGTCTTTGCCTCGGGCGCACACCAGATCATGGCTAATCTGGCCGCCGTCTGCTTCATGGTGCCTATGGCCGTGGGTGTTGCCGCAGCTTCGGTCAGTGCACAAGCGATTGGTGCCAGGCAGTATCACCGCGCCCGTCAGGTGGGGATGGTCAGCCTGGGAATTGTGCTGGTGGGGGTGACGCTAACGACTACTTTGCTGGTGCTGCTGCGCCCGACGCTGGCCAATGCCTACACCGATGATGCCGATGTTGCACTGCGCGCATTGCTCTTACTGCAACTGCTGCCCTTCTTTCATTTTTTCGATGCGTTCCAGTGCCTGATTTCCTATCTGTTGCGCGCCTATAAAGTGGCCTTCATCCCCATGCTGCTGCAATTCTTTGCCTTGAGCGTACTGGGTTTGGGTGGGGGGTGGTGGCTGGGTTTTGGGCCCGCTGCCGGATCGCTGGAAGGAGTGATTCAATGGCTGGCACCGGGTGCGCCGGTGGGTGCGGCCAGCTTGTGGACCATGTCCAGCTTGGGGCTGGGGGCTTCGGCCTTGCTGCTGCTGTTCTGGTACGTCCATATTTTGCACATCTACAATCCGGCCAGGCGCAAGACGCAAGCGTCCCAATAA
- a CDS encoding glycine betaine/L-proline ABC transporter ATP-binding protein codes for MSKIDVRNIYKIFGSQPERWLEEARNGVRKDELLAKSGHTLGLRDISLSIEHGSIYVIMGLSGSGKSTLIRHFNRLIEPTAGQILVDDVDVMSLDGKALMQFRQQKISMVFQRFGLFPHRTVLENAAYGLQVQGMGRAAREEKATYWLEQVGLQGFENQYPHQLSGGMQQRVGLARALATDADILLMDEAFSALDPLIRREMQDQLLELQARLNKTIVFITHDLDEALRLGNRIAILKDGELVQEGSPEDILLSPASDYVQAFLQDVNRSKVLNAAHAVRDSSKTLTFTMRTRAVHALERLSERGVRYAPVLDGKRLAGVLMRSSAQEAVQQGARDISSFVDEMSSVPATMGLDEILGQLLRSSEPLAVTGENDEFLGLLSRSKVVDLVSPLIDAAEESPDAAAESTPDDTAKIVEALEGSKPAA; via the coding sequence ATGAGCAAGATTGACGTTCGCAATATTTACAAGATCTTTGGCTCTCAACCCGAACGCTGGCTGGAAGAGGCTCGCAACGGGGTTCGTAAGGATGAGCTGCTGGCCAAGAGTGGCCATACGCTGGGTCTGCGTGACATCAGCTTGTCCATTGAGCATGGCAGTATTTACGTCATCATGGGTTTGTCTGGTTCGGGCAAATCCACCCTGATCCGCCACTTCAACCGTCTGATCGAACCGACTGCCGGGCAGATTCTGGTCGATGACGTGGATGTGATGAGCCTGGATGGCAAGGCGCTGATGCAGTTCCGTCAACAAAAGATCAGCATGGTCTTTCAGCGTTTTGGCTTGTTTCCGCATCGTACCGTGCTGGAGAATGCGGCTTATGGCCTGCAAGTGCAGGGCATGGGCCGCGCCGCTCGTGAAGAGAAGGCTACTTACTGGTTGGAGCAGGTAGGTCTGCAAGGCTTTGAAAATCAGTACCCTCATCAGTTGTCGGGCGGTATGCAGCAACGTGTGGGTCTGGCACGTGCCTTGGCCACCGATGCGGACATCCTGTTGATGGACGAGGCTTTCTCGGCCTTGGACCCGTTGATTCGACGCGAAATGCAGGATCAGTTACTGGAACTGCAGGCCCGGCTGAACAAGACCATTGTGTTTATCACGCATGATCTGGATGAGGCCCTGCGTCTGGGTAACCGGATTGCCATCCTGAAAGATGGTGAACTGGTCCAGGAGGGGTCGCCTGAAGACATTCTGCTATCGCCCGCCAGCGATTATGTGCAGGCCTTCTTGCAGGATGTGAACCGCAGTAAGGTGCTTAATGCTGCCCATGCGGTGCGCGATTCCAGCAAGACATTGACCTTCACCATGCGTACCCGCGCCGTTCATGCGCTTGAGCGTCTGAGTGAGCGGGGCGTGCGGTATGCGCCTGTGCTCGATGGCAAGCGTCTGGCTGGCGTCCTGATGCGTTCCAGTGCCCAGGAAGCGGTGCAGCAAGGCGCACGGGATATTTCCAGCTTTGTGGACGAGATGAGTTCCGTTCCCGCCACCATGGGTCTGGATGAAATCCTGGGGCAGTTGCTGCGTAGCAGCGAACCTTTGGCCGTGACGGGCGAGAACGACGAGTTCCTGGGCTTGCTCTCGCGCAGCAAGGTCGTGGATCTGGTCAGTCCGTTGATTGATGCGGCGGAGGAATCGCCGGATGCGGCTGCAGAGTCGACGCCGGATGATACTGCCAAGATTGTGGAAGCACTTGAAGGCAGTAAACCTGCTGCCTGA